Within the Nitratireductor basaltis genome, the region GGCCATCTGGACCAGGTATTGCGGGGCATAGATGCGGCGCTGGATGCAGGCCTGGCCGTGAAACTGAACGCGGTTGCGCTGCGTGGCTTCAACCAGGACGAACTGCCGGAGATGATGCGCTGGGCGCATGGACGCGGGATGGACATGACAGTGATCGAGACCATGCCGCTGGGTGAGATCGACGGAGACCGGACAGACCAGTATCTGCCCTTGAGCGAATTGCGCCAACGCCTGGAGGAACAGTTCACCCTCGAGGAAATAGCCTACAAGACCGGCGGTCCCGCACGCTATGTAAAGGTGGCGGAAACCGGCGGGCGGCTCGGCTTCATCACGCCGCTTACCCATAATTTCTGCGAAAGCTGCAATCGTGTGCGCGTGACCTGTACGGGAACGCTGTTCATGTGCCTCGGTCAGGAGGATGCAGCGGATCTGCGCGCGCCCTTGCGCGCGTCTGAGGGCAATGAGTTGCTTGCCCGTGCGATCGATGAAGCGATTTCGCGCAAGCCCAAGGGTCATGATTTCATCATCGACCGCAACACCCGACAGCCTGCCGTGTCGCGTCACATGAGCGTGACCGGTGGATAGGCTGGCGCTGCCAGTATTACGAGACTGGACCTTGCGGTTGAACCAGGCTGGGGCAGCTTGAACGGCAGTATCCAACGCCAGTCCACTCCAGCCGCGGCTGCCTCATACGGAATAATGCAATGTCTACGCGGGTGATTGACCGCACCACACCACCACACATCCTGACGCTGGTGATTGCAGCTGCGACTGCCGCCGTCTCCATGAACGTGTTTCTGCCGGTACTGCCGGAAATGGCGACCTTTTTCGCTGCCGACTATGCGGTCGTGCAGCTGGCCGTTTCGCTCTATCTCGGAGCGACAGCGATATTGCAGCTATTCATCGGCCCCGCATCAGACCGTTTCGGGCGCCGTCCGGTCATGCTGTTCTGCTTCAGCGTCTTCGTGGTAAGCACCCTGGCTGCAATATTTGCGCCTACCATCGAGATCCTGCTGGCCTTGCGTATTTGCCAGGCGTTTTCGGCTGCCGGCATGGTGCTTTCTCGGGCCATAGTCCGCGACATGGTTGAAGCCAATGAAGCTGCAAGCCGCATAGGTTATGTCACGATGGGCATGACAGCCGCGCCGATGGTCGGGCCGTTGATCGGTGGCATACTGGGTGAGATCTATGGTTGGCAGGCGCCCTTCTATCTCATGCTGGGTTTCGGGCTTTTCGCGCTTACGGTTGTCTATCTCGACCTTGGCGAAACCAACCACACACAAAGCGCAAGCCTGGGCGGTCAGTTCCGAAACTATCCGGAGCTGTTCAAGTCACGCCGTTTCTGGGGTTATTCGGCCACAGCCGCCTTCACTTCCGGTGCATTTTTCGCCTTTCTCGGCGGAGGCCCGTTTGTGGCGACCGAGCTTCTGGGGCTGTCACCGTCGCAATATGGCATGTATTTCGCGCTTATCACTTTCGGGTACATGATCGGGAATTATTGCTCTGGCCGGTTTTCGGCTCGAATAGGCATCAACAGAATGATGCTTGCAGGAAATCTGGCAGCCATATGCGGCATGGTCATCTCGCTTCTGCTCTTCGCAGCCGGCTTCATGCATGCACTTGCGCTTTTCGGCCCCAGCTTCCTCGTCGGACTGGGAAACGGAATAACCCTGCCCAACGCCAATGCAGGCGTGGTCAGCGTCAGGCCACATCTGGCGGGATCAGCATCGGGGCTCGGCGGCGCGCTGCAGATCGGTGGCGGTGCGGCGCTCTCGGTCATCTCGGGCGCACTTCTGTCTGTGGAGTCCGGCCCTTTCCCGCTGGTCCTCGTCATGCTCGGTTCGGCAGCCTGCGGCATCCTCGCCACACTTTACGTGATGCGCATTGCCCGAATAGCAGGTGACGTCTGAGATGGGCAAAGTGGTCGGCCTCATCCTTGCGGGCGGGCGCTCTTCCCGTTTTGGAAGCGACAAGGCGCTTGCCCGGTTGGGCGGAAGACCCTTGCTTCAAGTCGTGGCCCAACGGTTGGAAAGTCAGGTGGACAGGCTGGTCGTCAGCGGCGAAAGCAACAGTTGCCTGTCGATCGATGCAGCGTACCTCAGTGATCCAATTCCCGATCGCGGCCCACTCGGGGGCATCCTCGCCGGACTTGATTGGCTTTACCAGAACGACATCGACCGTCTCGTTTCGGTATCGGTCGACACCCCGTTCTTTCCCGAAGATCTCGTCGCGCGCCTTGTTCAAGCCTCAAATGCGGACGAAGCGGTCATCTGCCGTCAGGGCGGGCAGCTTCATCCATCCGTCGGCTTGTGGCCGGTCGCCTTGCGGCCTTTCCTGCGCCAAGCGATAGCAAGACAGGCGATGAGCATGACGCGCTTTGCGCAGGTGACCGCTGGCGCGCGGATTTGCGATTTCGATGATGCCGCCGCACATGCCTTCCTGAACATCAACACAAGAGATGATCTTGCCCTGGCGGAGCGAATTTACGCTGCGGAAGCCAGACCCTGATACGCGCTTCGCGGTGAAAAACTCACCGCTTATGGCGCGTCAAACGCTTGTTTATGGTTGCATTTTCCGCGCGAAGAGTGGGAGTATTCGCGCTTCCGTTCCAATGAAGAGCAACAATGCATTGGAATGCCACGACAGAGAGGAACATTCATGTTGGTATCACGGCGTCTCGCCCTTGGCCTTTCCGCTATGGCAATCGCACTGGTCAGCGGTGCCGCACAGGCTCAGGACAAGCTCCAGATCAAGATCGGCACCGAAGGTGCCTACCCTCCCTTCAACTCGATCAGCGCGAGCGGTGAGCTCGAAGGCTTCGATATCGATATCGCAAAGGCACTCTGCGAACAGATGGAGGCCGAGTGCGAATTTGTCACGCAGGAATGGGACGGGATGATCCCGGCGCTGCAGAGCGGCAAGTTCGATGCGATCATCGCGTCCATGTCGATCACCGAAGAGCGCCTCAAGCAGGTCGACTTCACGGACAAGTACTACAATACGCCGCCTGCGATCGTGGTGCCGAAGGATTCCGAGATCACCGGTGTCACGCCTGAAGATCTTTCGGGCAAGACCATCGGTGCACAGGCCTCCACCACACATGCGCAATATGCGGAAACGACTTATGGCGATGCCGACGTCAAAGGCTATCCGACGGCGGAAGAATACAAGCTCGATCTGGTCAATGGCCGCCTCGACGCCGCAATCGACGACGTGATTGTCATTGACGAATGGCTGAAGACCGAAGACGGCTCCTGCTGCAAGATCGTGGGTACCGTGGACCCGGTAGAGGAAATCTACGGACCGGGCATCGGCATCGCTATCCGCCAGGGTGAAGACGAGCTGCGCGAGAAGTTCAACGCGGCGATCAAGGCGATCCGTGAAAACGGTACCTACAAGGAAATCAACGACAGCTATTTCACCTTTGACGTTTACGGTGGCTGATCGAGCTTGATTGCAATGAGCGGCGGGAGTTTTTCCCGCCGCTTTTGGCTGTTTGTGGCTCCCCATGGGGCCGAAAACTTGCATCCTTCGAAAAGCCGCCTTACCGGTGCTGACGAATTTTCGAGCGGCCAGGAAAAGGAAATCCGCACATGGATGGTCTTCTGACCCTCCTCAGTTTCGGACCTGAAGGCTGGGGCGATGATATCGCTGCCGGTGTGCTGGTAACCGTGTCGCTTGCGCTGGCCACGCTGCCGCTTGGGCTGGTGCTTGGCTTTGTCGTTGCGCTTGGCAAGAAGTCTGAAGAACCTTCGCTGCGGATTGCCTGCGGGATCTACACCACCATATTTCGCGGCCTGCCCGAACTTTTGACCCTGTTCCTGGTCTATTACGGCGCGCAGATCGGCGTTCAGCAGATACTGCGCCTGCTTGGCGCGGAAATCACCATCGAAATCAGCGCATTCGCTGCAGGCATGGTCGCGCTTGGGGCCGTGTTCTCTGCCTATGCAAGCGAAGTGTTCGTTTCTGCATTCAAGGCGATCCCTGCAGGCCAATATGAAGGCGCCTATGCGGTCGGCCTCTCGCGCTGGCAAACCATGCGCAATGTCATTGCCCCCCAGCTGATCCGCCTGGCGCTGCCCGGCCTGTCCAATCTCTGGCTGATCCTGTTGAAGGAAACCGCCCTTGTATCGGTCATCGGCCTGTCGGACATTCTGCGCCAGACGGGCATTGCCGCCCGCGTGACGAAGGAAGCCTTCCTCTTCTTCTCGGTGGCCTGTCTGCTATACCTCATACTCGCGCTGCTCAGCTCCATCGCGCTAAATGCGATCGAGCGGCGCGTGTCTGCGGGAGGACCCGCCCGATGAGTGTGCACGACAATGCCACTTCCCGCACAGGCCTGATCCCGGCAAGCCCACCACCTCCAGTGATTGCTGCAGGATTTTCCAAGGCGCGACTTGTGGGAATCGCCCTGGTCGGTTTCTGGATTCTTGCTGCCATCGGCATTGGACTTTATCTGTTTGCTGCCTGGGATCCGGACATCTTCTGGCGCTATGCGCCGCGCTACGCCTCAGGCCTTTGGATCACGATCAAGCTCGTCGGCATGTCGGTCATATTCGGCGCGATGCTGTCCGTGCCAATCGCGATCGGGCGCCGCTCTTCCAGCCGTATCATTTCCGCCTTGTGCTACGGCTATGTCTATTTCTTCCGCGGGACCCCGCTACTGGCGCAGGCATTCCTCGTCTATTACGGCTTGGGATCGTTTCGCCCGGAACTGCAAACGGTTGGCCTGTGGTGGTTCTTCCGTGACGCCTTCAACTGTGCCCTTTTCGCCTTCACGCTGAACACTGCTGCCTATCAGGCAGAGATACTGCGTGGAGCCGTGGAAAGTGTTGGACGTGGTCAATGGGAAGCCGCATCCGCTCTTGGGCTGACACGGCTGCAGACGCTGCACA harbors:
- the moaA gene encoding GTP 3',8-cyclase MoaA, producing the protein MTAFGDMVDPFGRKIDYLRVSVTDRCDFRCVYCMAEDMTFLPKKDLLSLEELDRLCSVFIDKGVRRLRLTGGEPLVRKNIMQLIRGLSRHIKSGALDELTLTTNGSQLARFAGELAECGVRRVNVSVDTLDPEKFHEITRWGHLDQVLRGIDAALDAGLAVKLNAVALRGFNQDELPEMMRWAHGRGMDMTVIETMPLGEIDGDRTDQYLPLSELRQRLEEQFTLEEIAYKTGGPARYVKVAETGGRLGFITPLTHNFCESCNRVRVTCTGTLFMCLGQEDAADLRAPLRASEGNELLARAIDEAISRKPKGHDFIIDRNTRQPAVSRHMSVTGG
- a CDS encoding multidrug effflux MFS transporter; this translates as MSTRVIDRTTPPHILTLVIAAATAAVSMNVFLPVLPEMATFFAADYAVVQLAVSLYLGATAILQLFIGPASDRFGRRPVMLFCFSVFVVSTLAAIFAPTIEILLALRICQAFSAAGMVLSRAIVRDMVEANEAASRIGYVTMGMTAAPMVGPLIGGILGEIYGWQAPFYLMLGFGLFALTVVYLDLGETNHTQSASLGGQFRNYPELFKSRRFWGYSATAAFTSGAFFAFLGGGPFVATELLGLSPSQYGMYFALITFGYMIGNYCSGRFSARIGINRMMLAGNLAAICGMVISLLLFAAGFMHALALFGPSFLVGLGNGITLPNANAGVVSVRPHLAGSASGLGGALQIGGGAALSVISGALLSVESGPFPLVLVMLGSAACGILATLYVMRIARIAGDV
- the mobA gene encoding molybdenum cofactor guanylyltransferase, with the translated sequence MGKVVGLILAGGRSSRFGSDKALARLGGRPLLQVVAQRLESQVDRLVVSGESNSCLSIDAAYLSDPIPDRGPLGGILAGLDWLYQNDIDRLVSVSVDTPFFPEDLVARLVQASNADEAVICRQGGQLHPSVGLWPVALRPFLRQAIARQAMSMTRFAQVTAGARICDFDDAAAHAFLNINTRDDLALAERIYAAEARP
- a CDS encoding ABC transporter substrate-binding protein produces the protein MLVSRRLALGLSAMAIALVSGAAQAQDKLQIKIGTEGAYPPFNSISASGELEGFDIDIAKALCEQMEAECEFVTQEWDGMIPALQSGKFDAIIASMSITEERLKQVDFTDKYYNTPPAIVVPKDSEITGVTPEDLSGKTIGAQASTTHAQYAETTYGDADVKGYPTAEEYKLDLVNGRLDAAIDDVIVIDEWLKTEDGSCCKIVGTVDPVEEIYGPGIGIAIRQGEDELREKFNAAIKAIRENGTYKEINDSYFTFDVYGG
- a CDS encoding ABC transporter permease, which translates into the protein MDGLLTLLSFGPEGWGDDIAAGVLVTVSLALATLPLGLVLGFVVALGKKSEEPSLRIACGIYTTIFRGLPELLTLFLVYYGAQIGVQQILRLLGAEITIEISAFAAGMVALGAVFSAYASEVFVSAFKAIPAGQYEGAYAVGLSRWQTMRNVIAPQLIRLALPGLSNLWLILLKETALVSVIGLSDILRQTGIAARVTKEAFLFFSVACLLYLILALLSSIALNAIERRVSAGGPAR
- a CDS encoding ABC transporter permease, with translation MSVHDNATSRTGLIPASPPPPVIAAGFSKARLVGIALVGFWILAAIGIGLYLFAAWDPDIFWRYAPRYASGLWITIKLVGMSVIFGAMLSVPIAIGRRSSSRIISALCYGYVYFFRGTPLLAQAFLVYYGLGSFRPELQTVGLWWFFRDAFNCALFAFTLNTAAYQAEILRGAVESVGRGQWEAASALGLTRLQTLHKIILPQALLVSLRSYGNEIILMIKGSAIVAIITVYDLMGETRRAFARTFDLQTYIWAALIYLSLVETLRVIIDRIERHLTRHLKR